One part of the Pecten maximus chromosome 9, xPecMax1.1, whole genome shotgun sequence genome encodes these proteins:
- the LOC117334891 gene encoding protein TsetseEP-like, giving the protein MSELELETTVEPEPETTAKPEPETTTEPEPETTAEPESEITTEPEPETTAEPEPETTTEPEPETTAEPEPETTVEPEPESTVEPEPETTTEPEPETTAEPEPETMTEPEPETTVEPEPETTAEPEPETTVEPEPETTAEPEPETTTEPEPETTAEPEPETTVEPEPETNS; this is encoded by the coding sequence ATGTCCGAACTAGAATTAGAAACGACAGTCGAACCTGAGCCAGAAACAACGGCCAAACCGGAACCAGAAACAACGACCGAACCTGAACCAGAAACAACAGCTGAACCTGAATCAGAAATAACGACCGAACCTGAACCAGAAACAACAGCTGAACCTGAACCAGAAACAACGACCGAACCTGAACCAGAAACAACGGCCGAACCTGAACCAGAAACAACAGTTGAACCTGAACCAGAATCAACAGTCGAACCTGAACCAGAAACAACGACCGAACCTGAACCAGAAACAACGGCCGAACCTGAACCAGAAACAATGACCGAACCTGAACCAGAAACAACAGTCGAACCTGAACCAGAAACAACAGCTGAACCTGAACCAGAAACAACAGTCGAACCTGAACCAGAAACGACGGCCGAACCTGAACCAGAAACAACGACTGAACCTGAACCAGAAACAACAGCTGAACCTGAACCAGAAACAACAGTCGAACCTGAACCAGAAACTAACAGCTGA